In Eubalaena glacialis isolate mEubGla1 chromosome 3, mEubGla1.1.hap2.+ XY, whole genome shotgun sequence, the following are encoded in one genomic region:
- the LOC133087027 gene encoding olfactory receptor 10J3-like, producing MVLGYSFLGCQQLELINGLEEEGNRNTVGYQHDSFKPRPPSLLKPNSTAVTEFLFEGFLSFRWQHRLGFFVLFLTLYLLTLFGSVIVVTVIHLDRHLYNPMYFFLSMLSISETCYSVAIIPCMLSGPLSPHQPISIQGCATQLFFCLTFGINNCFLLTAMGYDCYVAICNPLQYSVIMAKESCIQLASGSLGIGLGMAIVQVTSLFGLPFCDAFVISHFFCDMRPLLKLTCTDTTVNEIINFVVSVFVLVLPMGLVFISYVLIISTILKIVSAEGQKKAFATYASHLTVIIIHYGCASVIYLKPKSQSSLGQDRLISVTNTVITPLLNPVMYSLRNKEVKDALCRARGKSPSSSQ from the exons ATGGTGCTGGGGTACAGTTTTTTAGGGTGTCAACAGTTAGAGCTGATTAATGgtctggaggaggagggaaacaGAAATACTGTAGGCTACCAGCATGA CTCTTTTAAACCTAGACCTCCCTCATTGCTAAAGCCAAACTCCACTGCTGTGACTGAGTTCCTTTTTGAAGGTTTCCTCAGCTTTAGGTGGCAGCACAGGCTtggtttctttgttctctttctaaCTTTGTACCTGCTGACTCTCTTTGGCAGTGTCATTGTTGTGACTGTTATTCACCTGGACCGTCACCTCTATAATCCCATGTACTTTTTCCTGAGCATGCTGTCCATCTCTGAGACCTGCTACTCTGTGGCTATCATTCCCTGTATGCTTTCTGGCCCCCTGAGTCCTCATCAGCCCATTTCTATCCAAGGCTGTGCCACTCAACTCTTCTTCTGTCTCACCTTTGGTATCAATAACTGCTTCCTGCTCACAGCCATGGGGTATGATTGCTATGTGGCCATCTGTAACCCACTACAGTATTCAGTGATCATGGCTAAAGAGTCCTGTATCCAGTTGGCATCTGGGTCCCTGGGAATTGGGCTGGGTATGGCCATTGTCCAGGTAACATCTCTTTTTGGCCTGCCCTTCTGTGATGCCTTTGTCATCTCTCACTTCTTCTGTGACATGAGACCCCTGCTGAAGCTGACCTGCACAGACACCACTGTCAATGAGATCATCAACTTTGTTGTCAGTGTTTTTGTCCTTGTTCTACCCATGGGCCTGGTCTTCATCTCCTATGTCCTCATCATCTCCACCATCCTCAAGATTGTTTCAGCTGAGGGTCAGAAGAAGGCCTTTGCCACCTACGCCTCCCACCTCACAGTGATCATCATCCACTATGGCTGTGCCTCCGTCATTTACCTGAAGCCTAAGTCCCAGAGTTCCCTGGGGCAGGACAGACTCATCTCAGTGACCAACACTGTCATCACTCCTCTGCTGAACCCCGTCATGTACAGCCTGAGGAACAAGGAGGTCAAAGATGCTCTGTGCAGAGCCAGGGGCAAAAGCCCCTCTTCCTCTCAGTGA
- the FCER1A gene encoding high affinity immunoglobulin epsilon receptor subunit alpha isoform X1 — translation MPTAMGTPALLWIALLLFSPDGISAAICKSKISLNPPWNSVFRGENVTLTCRGNNSLEDDSTLWTHNKNPLEVKTSRWDIMNASIQDNGEYRCQSKGAITSDPVYLDVISDWLLLQASAEMVLEGEHLFLRCHGWRNLNVYKVTYFKNDKALKYWYENHNISITNATTGDSGTYYCMGTIQRIRYTSNHLIIKITKAPQSKYFWLQFLIPFLVKILFVVDTWLFISTQQQFTFLLKIKRTRKGNRLMDPQPRPEPPKN, via the exons ATGCCTACTGCCATGGGAACCCCTGCCCTGCTGTGGATAGCTCTGTTGCTCTTCT CTCCAGATGGCATATCAGCAG CCATCTGTAAATCTAAGATATCCTTGAATCCCCCATGGAACAGTGTATTTAGAGGAGAGAATGTGACTCTTACATGTAGAGGGAACAATTCCCTTGAAGATGACTCCACTTTGTGGACCCACAACAAAAACCCTTTGGAAGTAAAAACTTCACGTTGGGACATCATGAATGCAAGCATCCAGGACAATGGGGAATATAGATGCCAAAGCAAAGGAGCTATAACGAGTGACCCTGTGTACCTAGATGTCATCAGTG ACTGGCTGCTCCTTCAGGCCTCTGCTGAGATGGTGTTGGAGGGTGAGCACCTCTTCCTCAGGTGCCACGGCTGGAGGAATCTGAATGTCTACAAGGTGACTTACTTCAAGAATGACAAAGCCCTTAAGTACTGGTATGAGAACCACAACATCTCCATTACCAACGCCACAACAGGGGACAGTGGCACTTATTACTGCATGGGCACAATTCAGCGGATACGCTATACTTCTAATCACCTCATCATTAAAATTACAAAAG CTCCCCAAAGCAAATATTTCTGGCTACAATTTCTTATCCCATTTTTGGTGAAGATTCTGTTTGTTGTGGACACATGGTTGTTTATCTCGACCCAGCAGCAGTTCACATTTCTCTTGAAGATTAAGAGAACCAGGAAAGGCAACAGACTTATGGACCCACAGCCCAGACCAGAACCCCCAAAGAACTGA
- the FCER1A gene encoding high affinity immunoglobulin epsilon receptor subunit alpha isoform X2 produces MPTAMGTPALLWIALLLFSPDGISADWLLLQASAEMVLEGEHLFLRCHGWRNLNVYKVTYFKNDKALKYWYENHNISITNATTGDSGTYYCMGTIQRIRYTSNHLIIKITKAPQSKYFWLQFLIPFLVKILFVVDTWLFISTQQQFTFLLKIKRTRKGNRLMDPQPRPEPPKN; encoded by the exons ATGCCTACTGCCATGGGAACCCCTGCCCTGCTGTGGATAGCTCTGTTGCTCTTCT CTCCAGATGGCATATCAGCAG ACTGGCTGCTCCTTCAGGCCTCTGCTGAGATGGTGTTGGAGGGTGAGCACCTCTTCCTCAGGTGCCACGGCTGGAGGAATCTGAATGTCTACAAGGTGACTTACTTCAAGAATGACAAAGCCCTTAAGTACTGGTATGAGAACCACAACATCTCCATTACCAACGCCACAACAGGGGACAGTGGCACTTATTACTGCATGGGCACAATTCAGCGGATACGCTATACTTCTAATCACCTCATCATTAAAATTACAAAAG CTCCCCAAAGCAAATATTTCTGGCTACAATTTCTTATCCCATTTTTGGTGAAGATTCTGTTTGTTGTGGACACATGGTTGTTTATCTCGACCCAGCAGCAGTTCACATTTCTCTTGAAGATTAAGAGAACCAGGAAAGGCAACAGACTTATGGACCCACAGCCCAGACCAGAACCCCCAAAGAACTGA